In 'Nostoc azollae' 0708, the following are encoded in one genomic region:
- a CDS encoding ABC transporter ATP-binding protein, producing MDNFTNQAILRLEQVNLSTRLKTQAQNNLPGYPILQDISFEVFPGDRIIIVGLAGAGKTSLLRLINRLTEPTSGKIYLGNQEYHQISIIQLRQEVTFVQQESKLLGMTVREALAYPLVLRGWSKHKIQERVSYWQEQLQIPEQWLGRTEVQLSAGQRQLVAIARTLVIQPKILLLDEPTFALDPGKASRLIIILKELTQIHKTTILMVNHQLDLAQQFCNRLLHLQKGQILANQHSSEINWEDLKTTLIQAEYQAPEEWI from the coding sequence TTGGATAATTTCACAAACCAAGCCATACTCAGGCTAGAGCAAGTTAATCTATCTACGAGGCTGAAAACTCAGGCTCAAAATAATCTGCCAGGATATCCGATTTTACAGGATATTTCTTTTGAGGTCTTTCCTGGTGATCGCATTATAATTGTCGGTCTTGCTGGTGCTGGCAAAACTTCCTTATTACGCCTCATTAACCGCTTAACTGAACCTACCAGCGGTAAAATTTATCTGGGAAATCAAGAGTATCACCAAATTTCTATTATTCAGCTACGTCAAGAGGTGACATTTGTACAACAAGAATCTAAGTTGTTGGGGATGACAGTTCGAGAAGCCTTGGCTTATCCTTTAGTTTTGCGTGGCTGGTCTAAGCATAAAATTCAGGAACGAGTGAGTTATTGGCAAGAACAACTACAAATTCCCGAACAATGGTTAGGACGCACTGAAGTACAGCTTTCAGCAGGACAGAGACAATTAGTAGCCATCGCACGTACCTTAGTCATCCAACCAAAAATTCTACTGCTAGACGAGCCAACTTTCGCCCTAGACCCTGGTAAAGCTTCCCGCTTGATCATCATCCTCAAGGAACTGACTCAAATTCATAAAACCACGATTTTGATGGTAAATCACCAACTTGACCTAGCCCAACAATTTTGTAATCGGTTATTACACCTCCAAAAAGGTCAAATATTAGCAAATCAACACAGTTCTGAGATCAACTGGGAAGACTTAAAAACCACCTTGATCCAAGCAGAATATCAAGCACCTGAGGAATGGATTTAA